A genomic window from Glycine max cultivar Williams 82 chromosome 17, Glycine_max_v4.0, whole genome shotgun sequence includes:
- the LOC106796646 gene encoding uncharacterized protein gives MWNNSTFVVERKEKGRSFLMLEGTCCSNNQKLIFVNVYAPCDLVGKKALWDELRQLKASNPSGMWCFLGDFNSIRSSQERISLSQRRADPYDIAAFNQWIDDMELQKIKCYGNSFTWIRPNGCVKSRLDRFLVSQNWLSLWPESCQTVLQRNLSNHCPSILQTNMVDWGPKPFRVFDWWLQQKGYQKMWSKAEGNINPKKVLNIQQKLNEVEDLAAHRNLTDQEIKDRTLLQQELWNASNAFESLLRQKYRARWLKEGDYNTAYFHKYMNFRRAYNNIPGIFIYGEWSHQLDAVKNEAANFFHNRFTE, from the exons ATGTGGAATAACTCCACCTTTGTGGtagaaaggaaggaaaaaggtAGAAGCTTCTTAATGCTTGAAGGCACATGTTGTAGTAATAATCAGAAGTTGATATTTGTCAATGTTTATGCTCCTTGTGATCTGGTTGGGAAGAAAGCTTTATGGGATGAGTTGAGGCAGCTGAAGGCTTCTAATCCTAGTGGAATGTGGTGTTTCCTTGGGGACTTCAATAGCATTAGAAGTTCTCAGGAAAGAATCAGCTTATCTCAAAGAAGGGCAGATCCTTATGACATTGCAGCCTTTAATCAGTGGATTGATGATATGGAGCTTcagaaaattaaatgttatgGGAATAGCTTTACTTGGATTAGGCCTAATGGCTGTGTGAAAAGCAGGCTTGATAGATTCTTGGTCTCACAGAATTGGCTATCTCTTTGGCCTGAGAGCTGCCAAACTGTCCTTCAAAGGAACCTCTCAAATCATTGCCCGTCTATATTGCAAACTAATATGGTGGACTGGGGCCCAAAGCCCTTTAGGGTGTTTGACTGGTGGCTGCAGCAAAAGGGGTACCAAAAAATG TGGAGCAAAGCAGAGGGGAATATTAATCCTAAGAAGGTCCTTAATATTCAGCAGAAGCTAAATGAAGTGGAGGATCTAGCTGCTCATCGAAATCTGACTGATCAAGAGATTAAGGACAGAACTTTACTTCAACAGGAGTTATGGAATGCCTCTAATGCTTTTGAATCTTTATTGAGACAAAAATATAGGGCCAGATGGCTGAAGGAGGGGGACTACAACACTGCTTACTTTCACAAATACATGAATTTTAGGAGAGCTTATAATAATATTCCAGGTATATTTATATATGGGGAGTGGAGCCATCAACTTGATGCAGTGAAAAATGAAGCTGCCAACTTCTTCCATAATAGATTCACTGAGTAG